The sequence below is a genomic window from Deinococcus terrestris.
TGACTCTTCAGGAGTCCACCGCGCCCGAAACCTACGGGGCCGACCTCACCGGGCGCCGGGCCGAGGAACTCGCGCGGGGAGCCACCGTGACCGGGCCGCACCGTGACGACCTCGTGCTGCGGCTGGGCGACTTTCCGGCGAGCGAGTACGCCAGCCGGGGCGAGGGGCGCACGGTCGCGCTCGCCCTGCGCCGCGCCGAGTTGGAGTTGCTGGCCGAGCGCTTCGGGGAAAAACCGGTGCTGCTGATTGACGATTTCTCGGCCGAACTCGACCCCGGCCGCCGCTCCTTTTTGCTGGACCTCGCTGCCAGCGTGCCGCAGGCCATCGTGACCGGGACCGAGCGGGTGCCGGGGTCGGCGCTGACCCTGCGGGCTCACTCGGGGCGCTTCACGGCCGAAGGGCAAGCGGTGGGAGCGGGGACGCTGGAGGTGACGGCGTGAGTTCTTCCCGTGGTCCCCGCCGCCTGGGTGGTCCACGCGGCCTCTCCGACCTGATGGGCGCCACGCTGGGCACCGCCCGCATCGCCAAGGGGGTGCAAAAGGCGCGGGCGATCCTGGCCTGGCCGCAGGCGGTGGGGCCGGAGATTGCCCGGCTCACGCGGCCCCGGTCGCAGCAGGGGGGCACCCTCTTCGTGGAGGTGCGCGACTCGACGACCGCGCACCACCTCACGTTGCAGCGCCACCACTTCCTGCGGCGGCTGAACGAGGTGCTGGGCGAGGAGCGGGTCACGGAAATCCGCTTCAGCGTCGGGAGTGTGCCCCGGCCACCGGACGTGCCCAGGCAAGCGCCCCTCCCCGCCCCCGACCGCGAGCGGGCGCGGGCGCTCGTGCAGGACGTGCAGGGGGACCTGAAAGGCGTGGCGCTGAAGGCGGCCGAGGCGATCACGCGGGCGCGGAAGTGGCGTGAGGAACAGGGCTGGCGTCCCTGCCCGGTGTGTGGGGAGGCCAGCCGCGAGCAACCCTGCCGGGCGTGCGAGCTGACCCTGGAGGACCCCAACGTGCGCCGGGCGGCCCGCACCCTGACCCGTCACCCCGAGCGGCTGGCCGCGCTCCCGTCCCTGCTGGGCAACAGCGGCGCGGACGCGGCCCGGTTCCTGGCCCTGGCCTCGCTGCGGGAGGCACTGGAGCTGCTGGCGCTGGAATGCGTGCGCGGCGGCGGGGAAGCCGGATACCGCGACTTCCTGGCCGAGCAGGCTGAACTGTTCGTGGCCCTGACGCACCGTGCCCCGCGCCGACCGCTGACCCGCGCCGACCGCGCCACGTTGCCCGAACGGGTGCGAACGGTGCTGGAAGCAGGGCGGTAAAGCGGGGCCAGCCCTGCCCCGCTGACGCCGCATTGACGCTCCGTTGACGCCTCTGGGTTCACGATCTCTCCACCTCCGGCGCGGGTGGCATCCCTCCGCCCGCCTCCCGGGGGGAGGAGGGATCACCCATGAGGAAGGATTCGCGCACCGCTCCCCTGTTCCTTGCCCTCTCGCTCGGTCTGCTCAGCGCCTGCGGGGGCGGCCAGAGGCCCCAGCCGAATACGACGGACTTCGTGTTTCCGGCGGCCTGGACGGTCTCCTCTCCCGCCGAGGTCAAGCGGGGCGGCACCCTGCGGAACAGCGCGCCGGGGCCTTCGCTGACGCTCAATCCGTTCCGGAATGCTCAGGCGAACAGCGCGGTGTCCCAACTGTCGGACGCCGGGCTGCTCAAGCAGGACCCCGTGACCGAAGAGTTCGTCCCCTACATGGCGCAGGCCTATACCGTCTCGGCCGACGGCCTGACCTGGGAGTTCACGCTGCGGCCCGACCTGAAGTGGAGCGACGGCCAGCCCATCACGCCCAAGGATTTCGTGACGACGGCCCGGATTCACCAGGATCAGGCGGTCGGCTCGAACTCCTACGACACCCTGCGGGGGGTCACGGTCAGCCAGACGGGGGACCGCACCGTGCGCATCGTCTTTCAGGAGCGGCAGGCCACCACCGCCTTGACCACGGCGTTCACCCCCTGGCCCGACCATATCTTCGGCGCGGCCTACACGTCGGGAGGCGCGGCGGCCATCCGTGCCCTGTGGCCCGTGGCGGCGAATCCAGCCAGCATCGTGGTGTCCGGTCCCTTCAAGCTGGCCTCGCTGGCCACGGATGGGGCCGCCGTGCTGGAGCGCAACCCCTTCTACGGCGAGTGGGCCGTGGACAGTGCCGGGCAGCCGCTGCCGTACCTGGACCGGGTGGAACTCGTACCCGTCTCCAGCACGGACGCGCAACTCAGCGCGTTCCTGGCGGGCCGAATCGACCTCTTCTCCCCTGCCCCCACGCAGCTCGCGGCCCTGCGCGGCGCGGCGAACGTCGTGCTGCGCGAGAATTACAGCGGGCAGGCTTCCAGCAGTTGGATCGTCTGGAACTGGAACCGGGCGTCCGACCCCGAAAAGCAGCGCCTGTTCCGCTCCAGTGCCTTCCGGCAGGCGATGAGCCACCTCACCGACCGCGAGCGGATGGTCCGCGAGGTGCTGGGGGGCGCGGGCGAGGCGGTGTACACCAACGTCTACCCGGTCTTCGCCGAGTGGATCTCGCCCACGGCGCCCCGGTTTAACTTCAATGTCGCCGAGGCCCGCCGCCTGCTCGCGGGACTGGGGTACGACCGCGCCAATGCCGACGGCTACCTGATCAACAGCGCCGGGCGGGTGCTGGAGTTCGATCTGATCACCAATGCGGGGAATACAGCCCGCGAGAACTACGCCCGGATCTTTGCGGAGGGAGCGCGGCAGGCGGGCGTGAAGGTCAATGCCCAGGCGATTGACTTCAACGTGATTGCCAGCCGCCTGGCCTCAACCGGCGACGACCGGCCCTTCGACGCCATCCTGCTGGGGCTGAGCGGGGGGAGCAACATCTGGCCCTTCGGGGTCAACGTCGTTCCGTGCAATGGCAACCTGCACGCCTACAACCGCTCGGGCGGCTGCCTGACCGACTGGGAACGCGAGGCGGATCGCCTGTTCCAGGAGGGCAACGCCGAACCCGACCGCACGCGGCGCCTCGCCCTCGGGCGGCAGCTTCAGGACCTCGAGGCGCAGCATCAGCCGTTCGTATACCTGGTGGCCCCCAAAGCCAGCGTCGCCTGGCGCAGCCGCGTGCGTGGCGAGTACCCGGCAGCCATTGCCGACGCCGACGTGGGCACCCGCGAGCTGGTGCTGACCTGGGTGCAGGACTGAGACCAGGCCTGAGATCGAAGCCGCCCGCGCTCCTGGATGGACGCTCAATTCACCTCTACTCCGCAGTCCGGAGGGATCACGATGAAGACGCACACCCGTCCCACTCCCCTGTCCGCCGCCCTCCTGCTGACGCTGCTGCTCGCGGCGTGCGGAGGGCCGACCCGCCCGGCCGGAACCCCGGTCACCAGCCTCGCTGACAGCGGCCCCGGCAGCCTGCGCGAGGTGCTGGCCGCCGCCGGGGACGGCGATACCCTGCGCTTCACGGCGGGCGGAACGGTGACCCTTTCCAGCCCCGTGACCATCGACAAGGACGTGACGATTCTGGCCGGGGAGGTGACCCTGGACGCGGCCGGAAGGGGCCGGGTGCTGGAGGTGGCTCCCGGCACCGAGGTGACGATGCGGGGCGGAACGCTGCGGGGTGGGGTTGGGCAACCCGTCGAGATTCCGGTCACGACCAGTCAGGCCCTCTCCCGGGCCACCTGGGGCGGCAACCTGCTGAACGGAGGCACGCTGACGCTGGACGGGACCACGGTCACCGGCGGCCGGGCCATGAATGGCGGCGGGATCTACAACGCGCCGGGCGCCACCCTGACCCTCCGGAACGTCACCATGACCGCGAACGAGGCGTTTATTCCCAATCCGGACATCGCCAGCGAGAGCACTGGTTCGGGCGGGGCCATCGCCAACCGGGGCACGCTGACCATCGAGAGCGGAACCTTTCAGGGCAACGTGGCCTTCTACACGGGCGGGGTCCTGCGGCATACGGACGGCACCCTGACGGTGCAGGGGGGCCTCTTTGAGAACAACTCCTGCACCTTCGCGGAAGTGGCAGACGGCAGCCGGGGTTGTGCGGGCGGAGCGATGCTGCTGTCGGCGGGGACAGTCATCGGGGGCGGGACGTTCCGGGGCAACAGTGCCACCAACGCGGGCGGCGCCCTGTTCGTTTCCAGGTCTGCTGTCACGATCAGTGGAGGCACCTTTGAGGGCAACCGCGCGACCGGGGCCGTCAACAGCAGCGGTGGGGCCATCTACAGCACCGGGAATCTGACGCTCAGCGCCGGGACATTCAGGGGAAACGCCGCGCTCTATGGCGGAGCACTGCGCAGTTCCGGCAGCAGCACGCTGACGATGACTGGCGGCAGCTTCACCGGAAACGCGGCCGGAGCCACTGGCGGCGCTGTCAACTTCTACGGGACCGGCCGCATTTCCGGTGGCGTGATCGAGAACAACGCGGCACAGAGCGGCGGCGGTGGCCTCCAACTCTACTCGGGAGCGGGCCAGAAGACCTCGCTGACCATCGAGGGCGGGGCTGTGGTTCGTGGCAACACCGCGCAGTACGGCGGCGGAATCGGAGTCGGCAGCGCCGAGGCAGGCGGCACCACCCTGGAGGTCAGGGGCGGAACCCTCAGCGGGAACTCTGCTCAGCGCGGAGGGGGGCTGGACATTGGCCACTCCGCCATCCTGAATCTCTCGGGCGGCACCATCAGCGGCAATCAGGCCACCGTGACGGGCGGCGGCATCGTCATTGGCGGCGCGGTGACCATGACGGGCGGGACCATCAGCGGCAACTCCACGGTCAGTCAGGAGGGGCACGAGGGCGGCGGAGGGGTGCGTCTGTACGCCGGGGCGAAGATGACCGCCAGCGGCGGCACCATCAGCGGCAACAAGGCCCGCTGGGGCGCCGGAGTCGTGATTGACGGCCCTTACCAGACCTCCCCCACCGCCGAGTTCCTCCTGACTGGCGCGGACGTCAGCGGCAACCAGCTGACCGATCCCAGCAACGTGGGCGGGGGCTTTTTCAACGGCGGCAGGCTGACTGTGACCTCCGGCCGCGTGACCGGGAATGCGGCCACCCGCAACGGCGGCGGCGTGTTCAACCGCAAAGACGCTGCCTATATCCAGACGGGCGGCACCGTCAGCGGCAATACACCCGACAACGTCTTCAACGAATAACGCCTCCCCACGTTTGGCCCACGTCCTTTCACCCTCTCGTTCCCCCAGGAGGTGCACTCCCCCAGTTTCTCAATCTCTCCTGGCCGCGCTGCCCCCGTCCGTCCCCTCCTGCCCGGCGCCCCATGTCCGCCGATCAGAAAGGACCCCCGCCATGCGCACCCCCCTCTCCAAGGCCCTGCTGCTCGCTGCCCTCCTCGCCCCGGCCGTTGCCCCGGCCCAGGCCGCCCGCGTCTATTTCCTGAACGACCACGCGCAGAGCGGCCTGGTCGACGTGTATGTCAACGGCAGGCTGCTGTTCGACAACATGTTCCCGGCCTTCCCCACGATGTTCGGGCATGACCTCGCGCCTGGCAAGCACACCTTCGTGGTGACGGCCTCCAACGTGCCGCCCGGCCCGGCCAACCTGCTGGAGACGGAGCTGGATATCGCGCAGTGGGGAGAGTACACCCTGAAGTTGTCGGGAGGCACGGACCTGAACTTCCCGGCCCTGGCCCTCGCGCTGAGCCGGCGGTAGACCCGCACCGCCGGAGGCCCGCGCCCACGTCCCACAGCGGCGCGGCCTCCGGTTGCCCTCTGGTCTTCCCCCCGCCAAGGAGCCTGCCATGACCCACCGCCAATGGCTTTTCCCCTGGGCCTGCCTGCTGCTCGCCGCCTGCGCCCCCGCCGCCGTCCCCGTGGGGGACCCCATCGTCCTGAGTGCCGAACAGGTGCGGGGGCTGTGCGCGGGGAATCCCCGGGTGGGCGACCAGGGGCTGCTGCTGTGGGGGCCGAGCGAGGAGGAAACCTCTCTGCCCGGTCCCTACGACGTGACCTGCCCGGACGTGACGCTGACGCACTCGGGGACCGAGGTCACCGTGCGGGCCGCGACGCTGGGCGACGCACTGGCCCGCTTTACCGAGGACGCCTTCCTGCTGGCCTACTACGCCGACCTGCGGGTGAGATTGCCTGAACCCGGCGTGGTGAGCGCCGACTCCCCGGCCGAGTTGCCGGAAAACCTGCAAGGAGAGATCGCGGGGATTGACGTGACGGTCACCCCGCAGGGCGGGGCCCCCCAGCTCCTACTCCGGGCCGGGAAGGTCACGCCCCTGCGCGTTGACTCGGCCCTGCCGCTGACGGTGCAGACCAAGACCAGCCGCACGGTCAACCCCTGGCCAACGGTGGTGCTTGACCCCCAGGCCGGAACGGTGCGGGCCACGCTGGGGCGTTAGCCCCTCACCCTCAGCCCGCCTGCGTTACCGCCAGCACCTTGAAGCCCCCCTCGCGCCGCAGCTCGCGCACCGGGCCGAGGGTGCCCATCGCCGCCTCGTAGGGCAGGGGCTCATTGGCAACGAGGAAGAGGGTCCCGCCGGGAGTGAGGCGCCGCCCCGCCGCCGCGATGAACTCGCGGGCCACGTCCAGCACCACCCCGCGCCCGACGTGAAAGGGCGGGTTGGTGAGAACCAGATCGAAGGTGCGCTCGCCCAGCCCTGCGTCCACGTCGCTGTGCAGCACCTCGCCCGGCAGTCCGTTGGCGGCCAGGGTCGCTTCGGCACTCCGCACGCTCTGGAGGTCGCCGTCGGCCAGGGTCACGGCCGCGCCGCGCCGCGCCGCCCACGCCCCAATCAGGCCAGTCCCGCAGCCCAGGTCCAGCACACGCCGCCCTGTCAAGCCCATGTCGTCCAGCGCGTTCAGCAGCAGGGCCGTGGCCTTGTCGGGCTTCGCGGCGCTGAAGACGCCTGGCAGGCCGACGACGCGCAGGCCGTCCAGCTCGTAGCCCTCAAGGTCGGGATAGGCGGGCGTGGGGCCGGGGCGGCGCACCATCCGGGCCACCCGCATGCCGCCGTCGCGGGCGATGGTTTCACCCGTGCCAAACGCATTTCCGGCCGCCCGCACGTAGCGGTCGTAACCCTTGTCGCGGTCCCCGGCGAGGTAGAGGGTGCCGCCGAGGGGCGTGCAGGCGTGCGCCCAGGCCACCTGCGCGAGCGCGTAGGCGTTGCCCCGGTCCCCGGCCAGCACCAGGGCCACGGTGCGGGGGCGCTCGGGCCAGCGCTCCCGCAGGTCGTCACCGGGGACGGCGGGGTGGGAATCCACCCCGGCTTCCCGCAGCGCCGCGAGCGCCGGGGCCGACCCCTCCACCGCCCGCAGGGTCACGCCGGGCAGCGACCCCAGCAGCCCGCCCATCGCCGTGAGGTCCAGCACGTCGCCGCGCACCCGGTCCTTGCGCATCGTCTGCGCGAGCAGCGCCTGCGCGTCGTCCACCCCCGGAAAGCCGCGCACGCCAGGTTTGGTCAGGGCGCGGAGGCCATCGAGCCGGGGCGGCAGGGTAGCCGGGCGCACGTCGAAATAGCTCCCGGCCTCGGCCTGCGGGGGGAGTTCGGCAGGGGGGCGGGCCGGGCGGGAGAGGCGGACTTTGGACTTGGGCTTGCGGGTCACGGCTAGAAGCTATCAGCCGTCCGCTCCCGGAAACCGGGGCGTCCTGCCGAAAGCCGAGAGCTGACCCCTGATAGCTTTTTCCCCATGCCCTCCGTCACCCCCGACTGGTCTTTCGAGCGCGAGCACTGGCGGCGCGGCTACTTCCGGGTGGCCGGGGTGGACGAGGCGGGCCGGGGCGCGTGGGCCGGGCCGGTCACGGTGGCGGCGGTGATCCTGCCCGGCTCGGCGCAGGAGTATCCCTTCCGGGACTCCAAGCAGCTCTCGGCAACCCAGCGGGAGGCGTTCGCGGCAGAGGTCCGGCGGGTGGCCGTGGCCTGGGCGGTCGAGCACGCCTGGCCCGACGAGATCGAGCGGCTGAACATCCTGGGGGCCACCCACGCGGCGGCGGCGCGGGCACTCGCGCGGCTGAACCCCGCGCCGCAGGCCCTGGTGACCGACTACCTGCGCCTGCGCACGCCCCTCCCGCTGCTGGCCCCCCCGAAGGCCGACGCCCTGAGCTACTCGGTCGCCGCCGCCAGCCTGCTTGCCAAGACCGAGCGCGACCGGGTGATGACCGAACTCGACCGCGAGCATCCCGGCTACGGCTTCGCGGCCCACAAGGGCTACGGCGCCCCCGCCCACCGCGCGGCGCTGGAACGGCTGGGGGTCAGCCCGGTGCATCGGCGGGGATACGCGCCCATTGCCCGGCTGCTTCAGGCGGGCCTCTTCAACGACTGACGAGCCAGGCCAGCCCGAAACACAACCCGGCGGCGAGCAGGCTGACGGTCAGGGCGGCGAGCGGCCAGTGGATGCGCTCGGTGGCCTGACCCAGGCGGCCCCGGTGGAAGGAGGTCGCCTCCTGGGAGTCGGAGGCCCCCATCGCAAACGACCCCGCCAGCACGCACAGCAGCGTGCCCGCCCCGTTCAGACCCAGCCGCACCCCCTCCCAGCCGGGCTGGATCAGGAAGTGGCCGACCAGGGCGGCGGCGAGGGCGACTCCCAGCCCGATCAGGAGGCCGTGGCCCAGCAACCCGCGCAGGGCGTCCCAGCGGGACTCGGTGAGGCCATCGGGAGCAGGGCTCATGGCTTCATCTCAGCATGGGCGGGGGGCCGGGGCAAGCCGAGTTGTCGCCCAGCATGCAGAGTCAGGCGGCCGGGCAGGTCACAGTGACGGGCAGACACGGGCGGGGCACGGTCACCCGGCAGCGGGCCGGGGGCGGGAGTCACGCCGGAACCGCAGCGGGGGCGCGGGCCGAAGTCCCCCGAGGGAGGGCCACCATGTCGAGCCGCAACCTTGCCCAACTCCTGACGCTGGCGGGCGCCGCCTCTATCCTGGGGTCCATCGCGATCTGGGCCACGCGCGGCGGCGCGGGTACCACGCCCGAGGAACGTGCCCACGGCGAGCGCTTCGGCATCTTCGTGGGGCTGTGGGCGCCCACCTTCTTCATCCTGGCGAACCGCTACAACGCAAACGCCCTGCGCGAGGAGTAGGCCCGCCTAACCCCCCGCTGGGGGCCGTTCCAGTCCGGTCTGAAGCTCGCTGGGGCGAAAGCCCACGCGTTCGTAGAGCCGCTGGGCGTGGTACTCAGGGTCAGCGACGATCACCAGGGTCTGCGCCCGGAGATGGTGCCGCGCCCACTCGCCCGCGAAGTGCACGAGGTGACCTGCCAGGCCGCGCGACCGCTGCGCCGGGTGGGTTTCCACATTCTGGTACCGGATGACCCCTCCACCCGCGTCGTACACGCCCAGGCCTGCTGCCATCCGGCCGTCCGCGAATGCGCCCAGGCAGGCGCCGTGCCCGGCCTCCTGCGCCCGGCGCAGGCCCGCGAGGCGCCCGGCGGAAAAGAGGCGGTAGCCCTCCGCCTCCAGCGGGTCCGGGTCGGCGGCGTTCACGGCAACGCGCAGCTCCAGCGCGGCGTCCCAGTCGGCGTCCGTCTCCAGGGGGCGCAGGGCCACGCCCGCGAGCAGGGGGCGGTCCGGCGCGGTCGTGGCCGGGGTGGTGAGCACCGTGTCGCGGGTCAGGCGAAACCCGGCGGCCTCGAACTCCCCGGCGGCCCCGGCCTCCCCATCGGTGATGTCCAGCCCGAAAGTCACGTGACTGGCGCCAGGGTGCGCCTCCCGGAAGCGGGCCAGCCACAGCTCCAGGCTGCCGGGCGCGGGCGGCGCGTGCAGCAGCAGGAAGTTGCCCCACCAGAAGGTCAGGTTGTCCGGCGTACGAATGACCGTGTACTCGTCCCGGTCCTCGACCTGTGCCCCGGCCTGCACCCGCAGGGCGAGGTCGGTGCGGAAGCCCAGAGCGCGGGGCGTGCGGAAGGAGGGGGTCATGCCAGGCAGCCTAAGCGCAGGCGCCCCCGCCCGGCATCCGCCGAAGAGCGGAGGCTAGCAGCCGTCGCTGCTGAACCCCTCGCACGGCTCCCGTGGGGTCCAGGGCATGTCCAGCGTCTTGCGGGCCAGGGCCAGCGCGAAGGCCGCCGCGTCCGTCACCCGCGCGGGTGAGAGGGTCCGGTCACTCGCCGCGTGGTAATTCTCGTCCACGCCCCGGTGGATAAAGGCCGTTCGCACGCCCCAGCCAATAAACGGCACGTGGTCGCTACTTCCCGTCACGCCGGAGGAGCGCCCGAAAGACTCGCGCTCGGGCGGGCTGTCCTCGAACAGGCGGATGCCGGGGCGCACCCTCTGCGCGATGGGCCGCAGCTCGGCGTGCGCGGCCACGCCCAGCGGTTCGGCGCCCACGCCCACCATGTCGAGGTTGATCATCGTGCGGGTCTGCCGCAGCAGGAAGCGGTGCGCGTTCACGAAGGTACGGCTGCCGTACAGCCCGTCTTCCTCCCCGTCGAACAGGACGAACCACGTCTGCCCGGCCAGCGGGGTGCCCGCTACCCGCCGCGCCGCCTCCAGCACCGCCAGCACGCC
It includes:
- a CDS encoding DUF721 domain-containing protein, with amino-acid sequence MGATLGTARIAKGVQKARAILAWPQAVGPEIARLTRPRSQQGGTLFVEVRDSTTAHHLTLQRHHFLRRLNEVLGEERVTEIRFSVGSVPRPPDVPRQAPLPAPDRERARALVQDVQGDLKGVALKAAEAITRARKWREEQGWRPCPVCGEASREQPCRACELTLEDPNVRRAARTLTRHPERLAALPSLLGNSGADAARFLALASLREALELLALECVRGGGEAGYRDFLAEQAELFVALTHRAPRRPLTRADRATLPERVRTVLEAGR
- a CDS encoding ABC transporter substrate-binding protein, with protein sequence MRKDSRTAPLFLALSLGLLSACGGGQRPQPNTTDFVFPAAWTVSSPAEVKRGGTLRNSAPGPSLTLNPFRNAQANSAVSQLSDAGLLKQDPVTEEFVPYMAQAYTVSADGLTWEFTLRPDLKWSDGQPITPKDFVTTARIHQDQAVGSNSYDTLRGVTVSQTGDRTVRIVFQERQATTALTTAFTPWPDHIFGAAYTSGGAAAIRALWPVAANPASIVVSGPFKLASLATDGAAVLERNPFYGEWAVDSAGQPLPYLDRVELVPVSSTDAQLSAFLAGRIDLFSPAPTQLAALRGAANVVLRENYSGQASSSWIVWNWNRASDPEKQRLFRSSAFRQAMSHLTDRERMVREVLGGAGEAVYTNVYPVFAEWISPTAPRFNFNVAEARRLLAGLGYDRANADGYLINSAGRVLEFDLITNAGNTARENYARIFAEGARQAGVKVNAQAIDFNVIASRLASTGDDRPFDAILLGLSGGSNIWPFGVNVVPCNGNLHAYNRSGGCLTDWEREADRLFQEGNAEPDRTRRLALGRQLQDLEAQHQPFVYLVAPKASVAWRSRVRGEYPAAIADADVGTRELVLTWVQD
- a CDS encoding beta strand repeat-containing protein, with the translated sequence MKTHTRPTPLSAALLLTLLLAACGGPTRPAGTPVTSLADSGPGSLREVLAAAGDGDTLRFTAGGTVTLSSPVTIDKDVTILAGEVTLDAAGRGRVLEVAPGTEVTMRGGTLRGGVGQPVEIPVTTSQALSRATWGGNLLNGGTLTLDGTTVTGGRAMNGGGIYNAPGATLTLRNVTMTANEAFIPNPDIASESTGSGGAIANRGTLTIESGTFQGNVAFYTGGVLRHTDGTLTVQGGLFENNSCTFAEVADGSRGCAGGAMLLSAGTVIGGGTFRGNSATNAGGALFVSRSAVTISGGTFEGNRATGAVNSSGGAIYSTGNLTLSAGTFRGNAALYGGALRSSGSSTLTMTGGSFTGNAAGATGGAVNFYGTGRISGGVIENNAAQSGGGGLQLYSGAGQKTSLTIEGGAVVRGNTAQYGGGIGVGSAEAGGTTLEVRGGTLSGNSAQRGGGLDIGHSAILNLSGGTISGNQATVTGGGIVIGGAVTMTGGTISGNSTVSQEGHEGGGGVRLYAGAKMTASGGTISGNKARWGAGVVIDGPYQTSPTAEFLLTGADVSGNQLTDPSNVGGGFFNGGRLTVTSGRVTGNAATRNGGGVFNRKDAAYIQTGGTVSGNTPDNVFNE
- a CDS encoding DUF4397 domain-containing protein encodes the protein MRTPLSKALLLAALLAPAVAPAQAARVYFLNDHAQSGLVDVYVNGRLLFDNMFPAFPTMFGHDLAPGKHTFVVTASNVPPGPANLLETELDIAQWGEYTLKLSGGTDLNFPALALALSRR
- a CDS encoding class I SAM-dependent methyltransferase, whose product is MTRKPKSKVRLSRPARPPAELPPQAEAGSYFDVRPATLPPRLDGLRALTKPGVRGFPGVDDAQALLAQTMRKDRVRGDVLDLTAMGGLLGSLPGVTLRAVEGSAPALAALREAGVDSHPAVPGDDLRERWPERPRTVALVLAGDRGNAYALAQVAWAHACTPLGGTLYLAGDRDKGYDRYVRAAGNAFGTGETIARDGGMRVARMVRRPGPTPAYPDLEGYELDGLRVVGLPGVFSAAKPDKATALLLNALDDMGLTGRRVLDLGCGTGLIGAWAARRGAAVTLADGDLQSVRSAEATLAANGLPGEVLHSDVDAGLGERTFDLVLTNPPFHVGRGVVLDVAREFIAAAGRRLTPGGTLFLVANEPLPYEAAMGTLGPVRELRREGGFKVLAVTQAG
- a CDS encoding ribonuclease HII; the protein is MPSVTPDWSFEREHWRRGYFRVAGVDEAGRGAWAGPVTVAAVILPGSAQEYPFRDSKQLSATQREAFAAEVRRVAVAWAVEHAWPDEIERLNILGATHAAAARALARLNPAPQALVTDYLRLRTPLPLLAPPKADALSYSVAAASLLAKTERDRVMTELDREHPGYGFAAHKGYGAPAHRAALERLGVSPVHRRGYAPIARLLQAGLFND
- a CDS encoding GNAT family N-acetyltransferase, producing MTPSFRTPRALGFRTDLALRVQAGAQVEDRDEYTVIRTPDNLTFWWGNFLLLHAPPAPGSLELWLARFREAHPGASHVTFGLDITDGEAGAAGEFEAAGFRLTRDTVLTTPATTAPDRPLLAGVALRPLETDADWDAALELRVAVNAADPDPLEAEGYRLFSAGRLAGLRRAQEAGHGACLGAFADGRMAAGLGVYDAGGGVIRYQNVETHPAQRSRGLAGHLVHFAGEWARHHLRAQTLVIVADPEYHAQRLYERVGFRPSELQTGLERPPAGG